A genomic stretch from Thermomonospora umbrina includes:
- a CDS encoding asparaginase: protein MTGAEANPVLVEVVRSGFVESRHRGVVAAVGADGDPRVRLGAVEEPIFPRSANKPLQAVAMLRHGLTLDGRLLAVAAGSHSGEDFHVEGVVQILAGVGLTADALRCPESWPLELPVTLDVARAGGVPSRLRMNCSGKHAAMLATCVVNGWPTESYRAPDHPLQQAVRAAIADLAGESPAAVGVDGCGAPLFAVSTLGVARAFRALALAGPGTPERRVADAMRAHPEWTSGAGRDERLLMAAVPGLLVKCGAEGVDAFALADGRAGAIKIEDGAKRARTPVTVAVLRALGVDGLADLAEAPVHGGGEVVGAIRVAPTLLAALTPG from the coding sequence GTGACCGGCGCGGAGGCGAATCCGGTCCTCGTGGAGGTGGTCCGCTCCGGTTTCGTGGAGTCGCGGCATCGGGGCGTGGTCGCCGCGGTGGGCGCGGACGGCGACCCCCGGGTACGGCTCGGGGCGGTGGAGGAGCCGATCTTCCCCCGGTCGGCGAACAAGCCCCTGCAGGCGGTCGCGATGCTGCGGCACGGCCTGACGCTGGACGGCCGACTGCTGGCGGTGGCCGCCGGCAGCCACTCCGGGGAGGACTTCCACGTCGAGGGTGTGGTGCAGATCCTCGCCGGCGTGGGGCTGACCGCCGACGCGCTGCGCTGCCCGGAGTCGTGGCCGCTCGAACTGCCGGTGACCCTCGACGTGGCGAGGGCGGGCGGCGTCCCGTCGCGGCTGCGGATGAACTGCTCGGGCAAGCACGCGGCGATGCTGGCCACCTGCGTGGTCAACGGCTGGCCCACGGAGTCGTACCGGGCCCCCGACCATCCGTTGCAGCAGGCCGTCCGCGCCGCGATCGCTGACCTGGCCGGGGAGTCTCCCGCCGCCGTCGGGGTGGACGGCTGCGGAGCGCCGCTGTTCGCCGTGTCGACGCTGGGCGTCGCCCGCGCCTTCCGCGCGCTCGCCCTGGCGGGCCCCGGCACTCCCGAACGACGCGTCGCCGACGCCATGCGGGCCCATCCGGAGTGGACCTCGGGCGCCGGCCGCGACGAACGGCTCCTGATGGCCGCCGTACCGGGTCTGCTGGTCAAGTGCGGAGCCGAGGGTGTCGACGCGTTCGCGCTGGCCGACGGTCGGGCCGGAGCGATCAAGATCGAGGACGGCGCCAAGCGGGCCCGCACTCCCGTCACCGTGGCGGTACTGCGCGCCCTGGGCGTGGACGGCCTCGCGGACCTGGCGGAGGCCCCCGTGCACGGCGGCGGCGAGGTGGTCGGCGCGATCCGCGTCGCACCGACCCTCCTCGCCGCACTCACGCCGGGCTGA
- a CDS encoding 3-keto-5-aminohexanoate cleavage protein: MTATTLITVAPTGAETAKDDAPALPVTLDELVKAAEDCEGAGAAVVHVHIRDADGEPTLDLARLRETVRALREATGLVVQLSTGGAVGDSYEDRLRVLEAEPDACSLTCGTVNFGHDVFMNPWPFMARLYRRTQELRIVPEFELFDLGHVAALHRLLDEFGEPYGGHVHCDLVMGVPGGMPGDARTLVAAVAALPAGATWSATGVGRATLPVMFAALSAGGHLRVGMEDTLNYARGRPVTSNTVLVERAAALSRFAQRPPMTAEDARGFLGVRAHA; encoded by the coding sequence ATGACGGCAACGACGCTGATCACCGTGGCCCCCACCGGTGCCGAGACCGCCAAGGACGACGCTCCGGCGTTGCCGGTGACCTTGGACGAGCTGGTGAAGGCGGCCGAGGATTGCGAGGGCGCGGGCGCGGCCGTCGTCCACGTCCACATCCGGGACGCGGACGGGGAGCCCACCCTCGATCTGGCGAGGCTGCGGGAGACCGTTCGCGCCCTGCGGGAGGCCACCGGGCTGGTGGTGCAGTTGTCGACGGGGGGCGCGGTCGGCGACTCGTACGAGGACCGGCTGCGGGTCCTGGAGGCGGAGCCGGACGCGTGCTCGCTCACCTGCGGGACGGTCAACTTCGGTCATGACGTGTTCATGAATCCGTGGCCGTTCATGGCGCGGCTCTACCGGCGCACGCAGGAGCTGCGGATCGTGCCCGAGTTCGAGCTGTTCGACCTCGGGCACGTGGCCGCGCTGCACCGGCTGCTGGACGAGTTCGGGGAGCCCTACGGCGGGCATGTGCACTGCGACCTGGTCATGGGGGTGCCCGGAGGGATGCCGGGGGACGCCCGCACGCTGGTCGCGGCCGTGGCGGCGCTGCCCGCCGGGGCCACCTGGTCGGCCACCGGGGTCGGTCGGGCGACCCTGCCGGTGATGTTCGCCGCCCTGTCGGCCGGGGGCCATCTGCGGGTCGGCATGGAGGACACGCTCAACTACGCGAGGGGCAGACCCGTCACGTCCAACACGGTCCTGGTGGAACGGGCCGCCGCGCTCTCGCGGTTCGCCCAGCGCCCCCCGATGACGGCCGAGGACGCCCGCGGCTTCCTCGGCGTCCGGGCGCACGCGTGA